The sequence TGAAGCTTAGTTTGTTGTTCTCAAAGGGGTCAGACTTTCAGGTCAGAGGGTACTATGATTCAGATTATGCATCAGATCAAGATCGGAGCAGGTCGATTACGGGTTTTGTGTTCACAGTGGGTGGTAACACTGTGAGTTGGCGCTCATGATTACAGAAAGTTGTTGCTCTTGCAACGACAGAGGCGGAATATATTTCTCTGTCTGAGTCTAGTCGAGAGGCAGTGTGGCTGAAAGGAATCTGTGAAGACTTGGGTTTTAAGCAAGAAGCAGCAGAGCTACACTGTGACTCGCAAAGCGCTATCTACTTAGCTAAGAACAACATGTTTCATGAGCGTACTAAACATGTCAGAGTCAAGTACAACTTTGTCAGAGAGCTGGTGGCGCATGGGTTTGTTAAGGTGATGAAGATTCATACGTCTAAGAATCCAGCAGATGCGTTAACTAAGGTAATACCAGGAGAGAAGTTCAGTGCTCATCTGAAGGCACTGAATGTGACTGAAGCTTAGTGAAGTTTAAGAGGAGCCAGGATCATCTCAGATTTCTCAGAAAGGGAGACGGTGCAGTGGCTAAAGACTGATAacaagatggttgttgttgttatcaGGGGTTGTTGAAGCTGAGGAGTTGAGTGTCGAGCTCAAGGAAGTATCAAGGAAAATCAGGAGACTTGCAGAGAGTTACCAGGAGCATGAATGCACTTACAATGTCAAGGAAATGATGTTGAAAGTAGGAACAAGAACCAAGGTGGAGTTTGTAAGATAATGGTTCTGTGTTGAAGTATCAGAGGCAGCATTGATCACATTGATCGGATGGGCCATGAAAGATAGACAGATGATTGGGCCGAGATAGCACGGAGGTGACTTACACTAGTAAAAATCCACCGCATAGCCACTACAAAAACGTGGCTATAGGGAAAATATTCGTGGCTACAAAAGAAAACAGCCACGCTTATATGTCCGAAAATTACAGTGGCTATAGCCTCGTGGCTAAAAAACATCGTGGCTTTTCGTGGCTAATAGCCACGCTTTTACCACACACGTTTTCGTTGCTCTTTTAGCCACGGTATTAATTAAAAGCGTGGCTATAGATAGTGGCTAATATAGCCACGGTTTTGTCACTTTCTTTATCGTAGCTAAGTTAGCCACGTTTGTGCTACTATTTTCTTCGTTGCTATTCTAGCCAACGTAGCCACGATATAGCCACTGTGTTTTAGTGGCTTTGTTGTAGCCACAGTTTTTAAAAGCATTTCGTTTGGTTAGTTTAAATTACCCAATTTTTCATATTAGATATCCATTCAAATTATTAAACATTGCACATTTAATAAACACGAcaacttcatatatatataagataagtCTTAGATTCATCATTCATAAAAACTTACATAGACAAAGTTAAGAGTTTTGAGACTAAAAAGACTATCAAAAGACCTTGTTACAAAAGAGGTTATAAGATAAACAACCAACTTCTAAATGCCATTGGGAGGATTAGGCTGAGCAGTTGGTGCTTGAGGCTGATCAAGGCTGATCAGAAGTCTGTCCAGTAGGTGCTTGCGGGGGCCTAAGTGTTTGGAGGAGCTGATTGATTGCTTCCCTTGTTGATGCAAAGTCCTTCCTCATGTCTGAGACGTCCTGCTTCACCCCAGCAACGTCCTGCTTCACCCCAGCAACATCAGCAGTGACACGTTGGAGGCTTGTCTCAAGACCGCCCACACGCATCTCCACCTCCAGGTTGCGGGCAAGACCATTGGGGACGCGTGTAGAAGGCGCATGCTCCCTGTATTGTTCACTGCCCAGTCCGTAAACATATCCCCTCTTACTCCTAGCATTCTGTAAGAGAAAtggaaaaatattcaaaaccaaGCAAGACAAAACAGAAGCTAACATAAGGCAATTTGATCAACTCAGGTAACAATCAACAGTTTAAATAAATTGATCATATGCaatgaaattttcaaaacagaacagaacataaaaaaaattcccgAGAATGAAAATGTTAAGTGATCATACCTTCAGATAAGCTTTGTTTAACATGAGGCGAAGGAGCCGATGATGCACTTGGACTCCCGGGTGATCCTTCAGTGTTAGAGAGCTGTGTGGCTTCCATCTCGGCCTGAGTTACCAGTTCTTCAGCACGATAGTCCACAAAAGTCCCATCTGGTCGGGAGTGTGTCTCCCTGACAAGGGCAGTGTAGGATGGTGGTTCTCCCGTAGCAGACGCTTgcttctgcaaaaaaaaaaaaattaggaagacagttagaaaaaaaaatatttcaaagcaTAGACATGGAAGATACCATGTTATACGCTATCCTTGCAAAAGACCTAGGTCCTGCATTATGCTTGTGGCAACCTTTACCCACCGGATCAGACTTGCGGCTGGTAGCAGCCTTCTTGCTTTTCTTTTTAGCTGAATCAGTTGCCCAATACTCCAGAAGGAGTGTCCAGTCGCTATCACTGATGTACTTTGGCTTCTTGTGTTGCCTCTTCTTCTTGCTAATCCTTTCACCAATGGTTGTCCAAGTTTCTTTCTTCCACAGACCGTAGACCAAGTCATCAAACTGAGACTCCCAGTAGAAATTTTgctaaaaaaagaaacagtaaGTGATTTAAAAACATGTAAGACGCATATATATAACGTATAGTAGACAATTACCACAAACGTTTGCCACCATGAATCCTTCCTTTCCTCAGGAACCTTCCTCCAACTCTTCCAAGGACCCATGTAGTATCCTTGCCAAGTTGCACGGATGAAAGCATGGACAGATGGGTCAATACCAAACCTAAGATGATAACAAACATTAGTAACAGAAACATAACAGAAACAATCCTATGACAAAATCCTACAGAAACTATCACAAAACAATCCTAACAGAATCAATCCTAGGCAATCACAGACACAAttcaaataaaagaaacatTCCAAGAGGAGGAAGTGATCTTACCATAAAGCTCCATTCAGCTTATCGGGATGGAGATGTGGCTGTAAGAGCCGAGCAGGTGAGTTGAGCATTGCATTAAGGGTCATTTGCGGGTAGCTGTTGGAACGAGATGATGAAGCAGTATGGTTTTGAGCGGGTCCAGTAGCACCAGGAGGCATAGGAGGAGATCCAGGATGGTTAAAAGCGGGTCCAGTAGCACCAGGGGGCATAGGAGGAGATCCAGCATGGTTAAAAACGGGTCCAGTTGCACCAGAGGCATAGGAGGAGACGCAACATGTGTTCCATGTACTCTTGTTGAGTTCATCTGTTCATAaccaaagaaaacatattagatcTTACATATTAATCGTTTAGATAAAACAAAGAGAGACATtaggtgttacaaaaaaaaacaaaacaaagagagaCATTACAGAGACAGAAACAGCGAGCTTACAAAGTAGATAGTCTAAAACCCTAGATCGAAAGCCCTAGAGCTTACAAAGTAGACAGCCTAATTACAAAATAGACAGACTAAAACCCTTGAGctcacaaaacaaaacaaaaaacgagAGTCTAGATCGAAAACAAGAAATAAACATGCAAGACGAACACAAAGAAGACACAGAGAAATCGGAAACCTTAAACCATCATATCTAATCGGGAATCGAAGGGTTCAAGTCAGGGGAAGAGAGAGAGGGTTACCTTGAGAGGTGAGAGATTGAGGCGGTAGGCGGGAGGCAGGAGACGGCGGGGCTTGGAATCAGAGACGGCGAGACTAGAATCGGAGAAGGCGATTATGTGTTGTGTCGCGAGTCGAGAGtttctcctttttttctctaagtgttgagaaaaaagaagaaaaccggAGTTTAAAACCCTTTTCAGCAAAGCCACGAAAAGATAGTGGCTAACAGTGGCTATGTTTAATAAGAACCGCCAAAACCAGATAAATTGGAGCCAAACCCAATTGGTTTACCAAAATTTTAGAGAAGCCACGAACTAGCCACGCCATTACAGTGGCTAAATTCTAATATCAAGCGCCAAACTAAAAACAATTGGAGCCAAACCAATTTGTTTTGTCCCAATTTCCACATAGCCACTATATAGCCAGTATATAATCGTGGCTATATTAAAAACGCGAAACCACAAACACCCAACCCATAAAGTATGAcacctaaaccccaaacccttttCTTATCAACCTTATACTCATACAACAACTACAATCCAAACATTTCATACATATTCCATATATTCtacatcatataattttttttaacaatctcACAACATATTTTACAAGCTTACAACATATTTTACAAGCTCACAtcatattttacaattttagaatatatttcaCTATTCCGAATCCCCGTCTGATTGTACCTCGACATCTGATACATATTCATCGTTTGGAGGATTCACCGGAGCAATATCATAATCAGACACATCGTCAACAACATGTGTTTCCACCCGTAACAATGAACTTTCCGCAACTTGGTCACGTCTATCATCCTGCCAAGCAGTTAAAGTAATTTCTGACGTTTCTCGGATTCCTCGAGGAATAATTTTTGCGCATGCCCACCAATCATCCGCTGAATGTCGACGTACCCGTggataagaaataaaaatgcttGATCACAATTACCTGTTCATGATACAATAACATCATTCAAATCATGACTTTTCATCAAACATCAAATCTCAAGCACATAACTATATTTCACTTACCAGGTAATACAAAAGGATCATATTTGGCATATTGTCTTCGTGGTGAGACATCAACAAGACCAGATGGATGTATTCTCATACCGCGATTTTCCGTGGTGTCAAACCACGAACATTTGAAAACCATGACTTTCAAGCCAACATCACCATGATACTCCACCATCATAATCTCCTGTATAAGGCCATAGTAGTCTGTTTTATTAGTTCCAGGAACACAAACACCATAATGTTGAGTTTTCCTATCTTGACCGTGGTTATGTGTGTGGAAAGTGTATCCCCGTGTGTGGTATATTGGCCAAGACCTATAACTGCGCCTAGGACCTTGTACAAAATCCAACATCCACATAGGAAATGTGTAAAACTGAGTCGCATCATTAATCTGTAATAAAATAACATTGTTATAAATTAcaagtttaattaaataaattgtgaaacttgataatataaaaacaaaaactcacaTAGTCTTTGCACCACTCAGCAAACTTAGTGTCTTTCGCTTTTTGCATTGCAGCTGGAGTAATTTCAGGAATACTTCGCGTCATATATTCTTCAAACATCTTAcacacatttaaaatattaattatgtaaCTAGaagtatgtatttttattatattttcataatattaaagtACCTTTCATATGGAGCAAATGTTTCACAGTTGAGCATCATAAATGTCTGAAGAACGGTGTTATCTTCATCATTTAACCAACCAGTTGAGCATTGACCACTGATTCTCCCTTCATGGTAAAACAAAGGTGGTACATCCGAATAAGTGTATGAGAAACGAATATCACTTGGACCTTCTGGAATGCTCATGATTTCAGGattcccaaaaaaaattgaGGATGCTCTTGAAATCTCCTCGTTTATCCATTGTGCAACTATCGAACCTGCAATGTGTGCTTtgtttttgaccatcttcttcaaatggtacATGTATCTTTCAAATACATACATCCACCTAAAATGGACGGGGCCTCCTAAGGCTACCTCATCTGGAAGGTGCATAAGAAGATGTTCCATAACATCGAAGAATGATGGAGAAAATATCTTTTCCAAGTTACAAAGCTTCACACCAATATTTGCCTTTAAAAGACCAACATCTGATTCTTTCAAAATCTTCGAAGATATATCTCGGAAAAAGAGGGCAATATCtgtaaacaaaacattaaagtTATAACATCAATtatagtaaattttaaaatgatataaaaaataaatacctcTAATTGCCGTATGAACATTTTTTGGAAGGAGTTCAGCGAACGCAAATGGATATAGTCGTTCCATTatgacatgacaatcatgacttttcAAGCCATGTAGCTTTAAATTGCTTTCGTCAATACAACGACTAAATTTGGAGGCGTACCCATCGGGAAATTTTATGTCATTTTTCAGCCACAGAAGGAATTCTCGCTTTGCCGCATTTGACAGCCTGAATATTGGCACGGGCATCGTTCCATCCTCTTTCATCTCTAAATCACGCCTTTTGCATAGTCCTGGAAGATCCAATCTGCTTTtgatgttgtcttttgtcttcccaggagCATTTAACAATGTGTTCGTGAggttatcgaagaagttcttctcaatgtGCATGAAATCAAGGTTATGCCGAAGAAGATGAGTTTCCCAATACGGTAACTCCCAAAAAATACTCTTCTTTACCCAATTGTGAGTAACTCCGTATTCAGCTATTGTCTTGGATGGATTATCATGTCCATTCCCTCCACATTCAACGGACTTCGATAAACCTTCAATATTATTTATCCTCTCACGCAATATTTCTTCTCCGGTCAACCATGGTGGAGGAGGATCTAGAACTGTTTTTCCCCGTGTAAATGCTTGAGTGTTTTTCCTGTAAGGATGATCTTCATCTAAAAACCTTctgtgacaatcaaaccaactatGTTTTCGTCCATTACGTAACCAGAACGCACCTGtctcatcttgacaatatgggcACGCTAACCGACCATGCGTCGTCCAACCTGAAAGCATCCCATACGCTGGAAAATCGCTTATCGTCCACATCAACACTGCTCGCATTATGAATCTTTCTTTCCTTGAAATATCATATGCCTCCACACCATCCTTCCATAAACTCTGTAATTCTTCAATCAAAGGCTGAAGGTAAATATCTAAGCTTTTTCTTGGATGTTTGGGCCCCAGAATTAGCACCGAAAGGTAAAAGAATTCTCTTTTCATACACATTCCCGGAGGCAAATTGTATGGACTTACAATAACGGGCCAAAGGGAATGTGCTTCGCCATTCATACCAATCGGATTAAACCCATCTGTTGATAAGCATAGATAAATATTCCGGCTTTCAGCAGCAAAACCAGGATATAACTCATTAAAGTGTTTCCACGCAATGGCATCAGATGGGTGATGCATTTCTCCTTCCGGAGTCACATGTTCCTTATGCCATCGCATATTGGAAGCTGTCGCCTCGAGTTGGTATAGACGCTTCAGACGATCTGCAATTGGCAGGTAAAACATTCTCTGTTTAGGTTTGTTTTTACCTTTTCCATTCTTCGGGTAGTAGCGATCTTCTCCACAAAACCGACAACTGACCAACTTCGCATCTTCTCCTTTCCAAAATAACATACAATTCTTCACGCAAACGTCAATCTTCTGTACGGGTAACCCAAGTGCTCGTGTCAGTTTCTTTGTCTCATAATATGTTGCTGGAGCTTTATTTGGCTGTGGAAGTATGTTTTTAAATACTTCAGATATCTCATCTACACAAGCTTCTGGTAGATTATAATCTGTCTTCACTTTCATCATCCGCGAAGCAAGAGACAATTGAGATATTCCCTCTGCACATCCTTCGTAGAGAGGTTGAGTGGCTGCTTCAAATGCTTCAAAAACACTATCGTGATATGGTTCCGCTATGCCCATCTCTTCTATAGATTCTGGCATGTAAGGTGGCGCAATGTCTTCTTGTACTTCTGGAATATTCTGATGGTGATCTTCATAAGCATTCCAAGTAGGATTCTCCCACATTTCTTCTTCACCAGTCGACTGATTCGCCCCGGAACTCTCACCAACATCATAGAATTTCTCTCCATGACTCGTCCAAACATAATAATTTCCCTT is a genomic window of Brassica napus cultivar Da-Ae chromosome A2, Da-Ae, whole genome shotgun sequence containing:
- the LOC125584530 gene encoding uncharacterized protein LOC125584530 gives rise to the protein MSFYFQSREWMDQRIDPGSNCVSETFLGGIDAFIQFECNQADYKERETLLCPCARCKNVKQREARVVARHLFLYGFKGNYYVWTSHGEKFYDVGESSGANQSTGEEEMWENPTWNAYEDHHQNIPEVQEDIAPPYMPESIEEMGIAEPYHDSVFEAFEAATQPLYEGCAEGISQLSLASRMMKVKTDYNLPEACVDEISEVFKNILPQPNKAPATYYETKKLTRALGLPVQKIDVCVKNCMLFWKGEDAKLVSCRFCGEDRYYPKNGKGKNKPKQRMFYLPIADRLKRLYQLEATASNMRWHKEHVTPEGEMHHPSDAIAWKHFNELYPGFAAESRNIYLCLSTDGFNPIGMNGEAHSLWPVIVSPYNLPPGMCMKREFFYLSVLILGPKHPRKSLDIYLQPLIEELQSLWKDGVEAYDISRKERFIMRAVLMWTISDFPAYGMLSGWTTHGRLACPYCQDETGAFWLRNGRKHSWFDCHRRFLDEDHPYRKNTQAFTRGKTVLDPPPPWLTGEEILRERINNIEGLSKSVECGGNGHDNPSKTIAEYGVTHNWVKKSIFWELPYWETHLLRHNLDFMHIEKNFFDNLTNTLLNAPGKTKDNIKSRLDLPGLCKRRDLEMKEDGTMPVPIFRLSNAAKREFLLWLKNDIKFPDGYASKFSRCIDESNLKLHGLKSHDCHVIMERLYPFAFAELLPKNVHTAIRDIALFFRDISSKILKESDVGLLKANIGVKLCNLEKIFSPSFFDVMEHLLMHLPDEVALGGPVHFRWMYVFERYMYHLKKMVKNKAHIAGSIVAQWINEEISRASSIFFGNPEIMSIPEGPSDIRFSYTYSDVPPLFYHEGRISGQCSTGWLNDEDNTVLQTFMMLNCETFAPYESIPEITPAAMQKAKDTKFAEWCKDYINDATQFYTFPMWMLDFVQGPRRSYRSWPIYHTRGYTFHTHNHGQDRKTQHYGVCVPGTNKTDYYGLIQEIMMVEYHGDVGLKVMVFKCSWFDTTENRGMRIHPSGLVDVSPRRQYAKYDPFVLPGNCDQDDRRDQVAESSLLRVETHVVDDVSDYDIAPVNPPNDEYVSDVEVQSDGDSE
- the LOC125588352 gene encoding uncharacterized protein LOC125588352, with the translated sequence MPPGATGPAFNHPGSPPMPPGATGPAQNHTASSSRSNSYPQMTLNAMLNSPARLLQPHLHPDKLNGALWFGIDPSVHAFIRATWQGYYMGPWKSWRKVPEERKDSWWQTFVQNFYWESQFDDLVYGLWKKETWTTIGERISKKKRQHKKPKYISDSDWTLLLEYWATDSAKKKSKKAATSRKSDPVGKGCHKHNAGPRSFARIAYNMKQASATGEPPSYTALVRETHSRPDGTFVDYRAEELVTQAEMEATQLSNTEGSPGSPSASSAPSPHVKQSLSEEC